One Lacunisphaera limnophila DNA window includes the following coding sequences:
- a CDS encoding serine hydrolase domain-containing protein, translating into MKTPSLPRAGWLAAALLLSAPLSAADTPAPSTALPRATPESQGISSTGIQALVDEAEARAYGLHGLMILRGGHVVAEGWWAPYAADEPHMLFSLSKSFTSTAIGLLQAEGRINIHDKLATFFPDEMPAAASENQKNLRLRDLLMMSTGQHKEDVDAINVMAPDGSGTRQFLAAPVKQKPGTLFYYNTPATFMLSATLQKVTGETLRDYLIPRLFAPLGIATPEWDLTPQGYNFGGSGLHLRTEDIAKFGQLLLQRGEWNGRRLVPAAWVDQATARQVSNGSNPESDWDQGYGFQFWRCIPGFYRADGAFGQYVIVIPEHDTVIAINSGTRDMGGIMKMLWAKLLPELRAGPLPENPAALAALRTRLASLVLPVTAGAATSPMAATVSGRKYTFGQDNNGLETASMEVGANGDVTLRARIFGQDETVVSGHGRWVRGAFPLTPGSTQPVAVSGAWTADDTYTVQMAQYRSPFIATFHLKFTGDELTVEREMNVGFGNTQQPPLTGKAR; encoded by the coding sequence ATGAAAACCCCCTCCCTCCCCCGCGCGGGCTGGCTTGCCGCCGCCTTGCTGTTGTCTGCCCCGCTGTCCGCCGCCGACACCCCCGCGCCCTCCACCGCCCTGCCCCGGGCCACTCCCGAATCCCAAGGCATCTCCTCCACCGGTATTCAGGCCCTGGTCGACGAGGCCGAGGCCCGCGCCTACGGCCTGCACGGCCTCATGATCCTGCGCGGCGGCCACGTCGTCGCCGAGGGCTGGTGGGCCCCCTATGCCGCCGACGAACCCCACATGCTCTTCTCCCTGAGCAAGAGCTTCACCTCGACCGCCATCGGGTTGCTCCAGGCCGAGGGCCGGATCAACATCCACGACAAGCTGGCGACCTTCTTCCCCGACGAGATGCCGGCCGCCGCGTCCGAGAACCAGAAAAACCTGCGTCTGCGCGACCTCCTCATGATGTCCACCGGCCAGCACAAGGAGGACGTCGACGCAATCAACGTCATGGCCCCCGACGGCTCCGGCACCCGCCAGTTCCTCGCCGCGCCCGTGAAGCAGAAACCCGGCACGCTTTTCTATTACAACACGCCGGCCACCTTCATGCTCTCCGCCACCCTGCAAAAGGTCACCGGCGAGACGCTCCGCGACTACCTCATCCCCCGCCTCTTCGCCCCGCTCGGCATCGCCACCCCGGAATGGGATCTGACCCCGCAGGGCTACAACTTCGGCGGCTCCGGCCTGCACCTCCGCACCGAGGACATCGCCAAGTTCGGCCAACTCCTCCTCCAGCGCGGCGAATGGAACGGCCGCCGCCTCGTGCCCGCCGCGTGGGTTGATCAGGCCACCGCGCGCCAGGTCTCCAACGGCAGCAACCCCGAGAGCGACTGGGACCAAGGCTACGGCTTCCAGTTCTGGCGCTGCATCCCCGGCTTCTACCGCGCCGACGGCGCGTTCGGCCAGTACGTCATCGTCATCCCCGAGCACGACACCGTCATCGCGATCAACAGCGGCACGCGCGACATGGGCGGCATCATGAAGATGCTCTGGGCGAAGCTGCTCCCCGAACTCCGCGCCGGCCCGCTGCCGGAAAACCCCGCGGCCCTCGCCGCCCTGCGCACCCGACTCGCCAGCCTGGTGCTGCCCGTGACCGCCGGCGCGGCCACCAGCCCGATGGCCGCCACGGTCTCCGGCCGGAAATATACTTTCGGCCAGGATAACAACGGCCTTGAGACGGCGAGCATGGAGGTCGGCGCCAACGGCGACGTCACCCTCCGGGCCCGGATCTTCGGTCAGGATGAGACCGTCGTGTCCGGTCACGGCCGCTGGGTGCGCGGCGCCTTCCCGCTCACGCCCGGCAGCACGCAGCCCGTCGCCGTCTCCGGCGCCTGGACCGCCGACGACACCTACACCGTCCAGATGGCGCAGTACCGTTCGCCCTTCATCGCCACCTTCCACCTGAAATTCACCGGCGACGAACTCACGGTCGAACGCGAGATGAACGTCGGCTTCGGCAACACGCAGCAGCCCCCGCTCACCGGCAAGGCGCGGTAG
- a CDS encoding phospholipase D family protein has product MRLAIVLLLMSSVLALRAAPLGDSPLGLIATEVLAAADKGDRTRGNHVTLLEGGYDALLLRVHLIRHAQTSIAVQTFIWSDDECGRLLMYELIEAAKRGVQVRIIADHLFSDQDPDTVAFLATVHPNFAIKHYRPAFARIKPSRLQLMLAGLKSFHAVNQRMHNKIMLFDDAVLVTGGRNIENSYFNHATGLNYRDRDVLVVGPAARAAAESFQEFWDYRHAVPSAELTDVAAVMARGNFRRYPRREDWDFGGLFGALEREAGDAGLIRARFGTALKPVARAKFIADEPGKGQGFFSTTARITRELRGTLEQARTRVTIQTPYLVLSGPAQRLIAGMQTRNPGLVIRVSTNSFASTDNLPAYSANYRLRGDYIEKLGLQVHEFMPQPAARSRLFPQYERMAARATQLNAADGDRPFLSLHAKSLVVDDRFAFVGSYNLDPRSENLNCEAGLLVEDEALARALRDEIDRDLQPENSWVIARRRLPLRLDAVNGLIDGVMSLSPVDLWPVQNTSSFELKRGAPEVAPGHPDFYEHHRDVGSFPGAEGALSTKEILTRLYKAVGTPLTPVL; this is encoded by the coding sequence ATGCGCCTGGCTATCGTCCTGCTGCTGATGTCGTCCGTGCTTGCGCTGCGCGCGGCGCCGCTGGGGGACTCGCCGTTGGGCCTGATCGCGACCGAGGTCCTGGCCGCGGCGGACAAGGGCGACCGCACCCGCGGCAACCACGTGACCCTGCTCGAGGGCGGTTACGATGCCCTTTTGCTCCGGGTGCACCTCATCCGGCACGCGCAGACATCCATCGCCGTGCAGACCTTCATCTGGAGCGACGACGAGTGCGGCCGGTTGCTGATGTACGAGCTGATCGAGGCGGCGAAGCGCGGCGTGCAGGTCCGTATCATCGCCGACCACCTGTTCTCCGACCAGGATCCGGACACCGTGGCATTCCTGGCGACGGTGCATCCGAACTTTGCGATCAAGCATTACCGGCCGGCCTTCGCGCGAATCAAGCCGTCGCGGCTGCAGCTCATGCTGGCGGGCCTGAAGTCATTCCATGCGGTGAACCAGCGGATGCATAACAAGATCATGCTCTTTGACGATGCCGTGCTCGTCACCGGCGGGCGCAACATCGAGAACAGCTACTTCAACCATGCCACCGGTCTGAACTACCGTGACCGCGACGTGCTGGTGGTCGGGCCGGCCGCGCGGGCGGCGGCGGAGTCGTTTCAGGAATTCTGGGACTACCGGCACGCGGTGCCCAGTGCCGAGCTGACGGACGTGGCCGCCGTCATGGCCCGGGGGAATTTCCGGCGCTACCCGCGGCGCGAGGACTGGGATTTCGGCGGCCTGTTTGGGGCGCTGGAGCGGGAGGCCGGGGACGCGGGGCTCATCCGGGCGCGCTTTGGGACGGCGCTGAAGCCGGTGGCGCGGGCCAAGTTCATCGCGGACGAGCCGGGCAAGGGCCAGGGCTTCTTCTCGACGACCGCGCGCATCACCCGCGAACTGCGCGGCACGCTGGAGCAGGCGCGCACGCGCGTCACGATCCAGACGCCTTACCTCGTGCTCAGCGGCCCGGCGCAACGGCTCATCGCGGGGATGCAAACCCGGAATCCCGGGCTGGTGATCCGGGTCTCGACCAACAGCTTTGCCTCGACCGACAACCTGCCGGCCTACTCAGCCAACTACCGGCTGCGCGGCGACTACATCGAGAAGCTGGGGTTGCAAGTGCACGAATTCATGCCGCAGCCGGCGGCCCGCTCGCGGTTGTTTCCGCAGTACGAGCGGATGGCCGCCCGGGCGACGCAGCTGAACGCCGCCGATGGCGACCGGCCGTTCCTCTCGTTGCACGCCAAGTCGCTGGTGGTGGACGACCGCTTTGCCTTTGTCGGTTCCTACAACCTGGACCCGCGCTCGGAGAACCTGAACTGTGAGGCCGGGCTGCTGGTGGAGGACGAGGCCCTCGCGCGCGCGCTCCGCGACGAAATCGACCGCGACCTGCAGCCGGAGAACAGCTGGGTCATTGCCCGCCGCCGGCTGCCCTTGCGGCTCGACGCGGTGAACGGGCTGATTGACGGCGTGATGTCGCTGAGCCCGGTCGACCTCTGGCCGGTGCAGAACACCTCGAGTTTCGAGCTCAAGCGCGGGGCGCCCGAGGTGGCGCCGGGCCATCCCGATTTCTACGAGCACCACCGGGATGTGGGCTCGTTTCCCGGGGCCGAGGGGGCCCTGTCGACGAAGGAAATCCTCACGCGGCTTTACAAGGCGGTCGGCACGCCGCTCACGCCGGTGTTGTGA
- a CDS encoding purine-nucleoside phosphorylase produces the protein MNESATHAENVRLAAAKITAALGDLRPRIALILGSGLGGLARRVENPVTLAYRDLPGFPVLTVAGHAGQLIVGTLGGVPVIVLNGRKHFYETADAYPLKTMIRAVQAAGVDTLFLSNAAGSLRPSIGVSELMLITDHINFMGLNPLVGPNDEAFGPRFFSVTDAWDPGLRAKIKTVAQETNITLHEGVYVAFRGPSFETPAEIRMVQAWGGDAVGMSSVPDCLIARHCGLKVAGISCITNMGAGLSAENLTHAHTLENAGKGAAAFERLVLAAVKVL, from the coding sequence ATGAACGAGTCCGCCACCCACGCCGAAAATGTCCGCCTCGCCGCCGCGAAGATCACCGCCGCGCTCGGCGACCTGCGCCCGCGGATCGCCCTCATCCTCGGCTCCGGCCTCGGCGGCCTCGCGCGCCGGGTGGAGAACCCCGTCACCCTCGCTTACCGCGACCTGCCCGGCTTCCCCGTGCTCACCGTCGCCGGCCACGCCGGTCAGCTCATCGTCGGCACGCTCGGCGGCGTCCCCGTCATTGTGCTGAACGGCCGCAAGCATTTCTACGAGACCGCCGACGCCTACCCGCTGAAGACGATGATCCGCGCCGTGCAGGCCGCGGGCGTTGACACCCTCTTCCTCTCCAACGCCGCCGGCAGCCTCCGGCCGTCCATCGGCGTCAGCGAGCTGATGCTCATCACCGACCACATCAACTTCATGGGGCTCAACCCGCTCGTCGGCCCGAACGACGAGGCCTTCGGTCCGCGGTTCTTCTCCGTCACCGATGCTTGGGACCCGGGCCTCCGCGCTAAGATCAAGACTGTCGCGCAGGAGACCAACATCACGCTGCATGAGGGCGTCTACGTCGCTTTCCGTGGCCCGTCGTTCGAAACGCCGGCCGAGATCCGGATGGTGCAGGCCTGGGGCGGCGACGCCGTCGGCATGTCGAGCGTGCCCGACTGCCTGATCGCCCGCCACTGTGGCCTGAAGGTCGCCGGCATCTCCTGCATCACCAACATGGGCGCCGGCCTGTCAGCGGAAAACCTCACCCACGCCCACACCTTGGAAAACGCCGGCAAGGGCGCCGCCGCCTTTGAGCGGCTCGTGCTGGCCGCCGTGAAGGTCCTTTGA
- a CDS encoding YncE family protein → MHRALPIRFPALAIALLAAAGCATPGPNHLYTISSAHSGVIRDTGPAETVEVPSFITADEVLTGLAYDPYTDHLFLRLAPGNRIRVIDRPDRSIKREFTIPELASMGGGDLAVRPRDGHLFFTCPVENFVIETDRFGKFIRRLELEGSNGWTLAIAYDPVRNRLLLATSGAYAALRIHDLDGKLLRTADFPFRRTTSLAYDADKRELHAAVLGEPGVVVLDEQGQLLRKAPAGDPFDFIDLGQRSFVRVF, encoded by the coding sequence GTGCACCGGGCGCTGCCGATCCGTTTCCCCGCCCTGGCGATCGCGCTTCTGGCCGCCGCGGGCTGTGCCACCCCGGGACCCAATCATCTCTACACGATTTCCTCCGCCCATTCCGGGGTGATCCGGGACACCGGCCCCGCGGAGACGGTCGAGGTCCCGAGCTTCATCACCGCGGACGAGGTGCTCACGGGCCTCGCCTACGACCCGTACACCGACCACCTCTTCCTGCGCCTGGCCCCTGGCAATCGCATCCGCGTGATTGATCGCCCCGATCGGAGCATCAAACGGGAATTCACGATCCCCGAACTGGCGTCCATGGGCGGCGGTGATCTGGCCGTGCGGCCCCGCGACGGACATCTTTTCTTTACCTGCCCGGTGGAGAATTTCGTGATCGAGACGGACCGTTTCGGGAAATTCATCCGGCGGCTCGAATTGGAGGGTTCGAACGGATGGACCCTCGCGATCGCCTACGACCCCGTGCGGAACCGGCTGCTGCTGGCGACGAGTGGCGCCTATGCGGCCTTGAGGATTCATGATCTGGACGGCAAACTGCTGCGCACGGCGGACTTTCCGTTCCGGCGAACCACCTCCCTCGCTTACGATGCGGACAAAAGGGAACTGCACGCGGCGGTACTCGGTGAACCGGGTGTGGTGGTGCTCGACGAGCAAGGTCAGCTGCTGCGAAAGGCCCCCGCCGGTGACCCCTTCGATTTCATCGACCTGGGACAGCGCTCCTTCGTCCGGGTGTTCTGA
- a CDS encoding 4a-hydroxytetrahydrobiopterin dehydratase, whose amino-acid sequence MAQPITPAEITTALAALPGWQLERDALAKEFKFGTFREAMSFMIRVAFEAEGLDHHPDWCNVYNRVSIRLSTHDAGGKVTAKDVALAREIERVSWVD is encoded by the coding sequence ATGGCCCAACCGATCACCCCGGCAGAGATCACGACCGCCCTGGCTGCGTTGCCGGGCTGGCAGCTGGAGCGCGACGCTCTGGCCAAGGAATTCAAATTTGGCACGTTCCGCGAGGCGATGTCGTTCATGATCCGCGTGGCCTTCGAGGCCGAGGGGTTGGATCACCACCCGGATTGGTGCAATGTCTACAACCGGGTCTCGATCCGGCTGAGCACCCACGATGCCGGCGGCAAGGTCACGGCGAAGGACGTGGCGCTGGCGAGGGAGATCGAGCGGGTCTCCTGGGTCGATTGA
- the uppS gene encoding polyprenyl diphosphate synthase yields MSSPVPGKIPQHVAIIMDGNGRWAKSRGLPRLEGHRRGVETVRTVVDAARAIGIRYITLYAFSVENWKRPPEEVSGLMGLLDYFLKRELDNLIKNRVRLLTIGRTTDLPANVQRELNRVIAATQDFTEWTLVLALNYGARTEVADAARDYAAAVSAGRENLADASWENFSRYLYTGAAAIPEPDLLIRTSGEQRVSNFLLLQCAYSEMVFTPVAWPDFGHADLQAAVDEYGRRERRYGATTEQLAAAQKSHL; encoded by the coding sequence ATGTCGTCCCCCGTACCCGGCAAAATCCCGCAACACGTCGCCATCATCATGGATGGCAACGGCCGGTGGGCGAAATCACGCGGCCTGCCCCGCCTCGAGGGCCACCGCCGCGGGGTCGAGACGGTCCGGACCGTGGTGGACGCCGCCCGGGCGATCGGCATCCGTTACATCACCCTGTACGCCTTCTCTGTTGAGAACTGGAAACGCCCGCCCGAGGAGGTCTCCGGCCTCATGGGCCTGCTCGACTACTTCCTTAAGCGCGAGCTCGACAACCTGATCAAGAACCGCGTCCGCCTCCTCACCATCGGCCGCACCACCGACCTGCCGGCCAACGTCCAGCGGGAGCTCAACCGCGTCATCGCGGCCACCCAGGACTTCACCGAGTGGACCCTCGTGCTGGCCCTCAACTACGGCGCGCGCACCGAGGTCGCCGACGCCGCCCGCGACTACGCGGCCGCCGTCTCGGCCGGCCGGGAAAACCTCGCCGACGCCTCTTGGGAGAACTTCAGCCGCTACCTCTACACCGGCGCCGCCGCCATCCCCGAGCCCGACCTCCTCATCCGCACCTCGGGCGAGCAGCGCGTCAGCAATTTCCTGCTCCTGCAGTGTGCCTACTCGGAGATGGTCTTCACCCCCGTCGCCTGGCCCGACTTCGGCCACGCCGACCTGCAGGCCGCCGTCGATGAATACGGCCGCCGCGAGCGCCGCTACGGCGCGACGACCGAACAGCTGGCCGCCGCCCAGAAAAGTCACCTGTGA
- a CDS encoding phosphatidate cytidylyltransferase codes for MLSRLLSTFVLWTVILGSLWLFGPHGAVGLVVVLSGLTLHEFYGMAAKLGGRPFRWMGQLFSLLITGVPYVLAYFYDEASIIASLPVGFLVLALIVCCVRVLGERDPTSRIEAITSTVIGLLYVPFMLHFLVAILMRDGYEGDNLILCLWTVAVSKFCDVGALLSGLAFGKHKMAPHISPKKTWEGAVGGVLISAGIGATIAWFGSEHLSPTLTPLVAALLAVPIAVLTIVSDLIESALKRRADTKDTGALIPGIGGAFDLTDSLILTAPLAYFMFLFLE; via the coding sequence ATGCTCTCCCGCCTCCTCAGCACCTTCGTCCTCTGGACCGTCATCCTGGGCAGCCTCTGGTTGTTCGGACCCCACGGCGCGGTCGGCCTCGTCGTCGTGCTCTCGGGCCTGACCCTGCATGAATTCTACGGTATGGCCGCCAAGCTTGGCGGCCGGCCCTTTCGCTGGATGGGCCAGCTCTTCAGCCTGCTGATCACGGGCGTCCCCTACGTCCTGGCCTATTTCTACGACGAAGCCTCGATCATCGCGAGTCTGCCCGTCGGCTTCCTCGTCCTGGCCCTCATCGTCTGCTGCGTCCGCGTGCTCGGCGAGCGCGACCCCACCAGCCGCATCGAGGCCATCACCTCCACCGTGATCGGCCTGCTCTACGTTCCCTTCATGCTCCACTTCCTCGTGGCGATCCTGATGCGTGACGGCTACGAGGGCGACAACCTCATCCTCTGTCTTTGGACCGTCGCCGTGTCCAAGTTCTGCGACGTCGGCGCCCTGCTGAGCGGCCTGGCCTTCGGCAAACACAAGATGGCCCCGCACATCAGCCCGAAGAAAACCTGGGAAGGCGCGGTCGGCGGTGTGCTGATCTCCGCCGGCATCGGCGCCACCATCGCCTGGTTCGGCTCCGAGCATCTTTCCCCGACGCTCACGCCCCTGGTGGCCGCGCTCCTCGCCGTGCCGATCGCCGTCCTGACCATCGTCTCCGACCTCATCGAATCCGCCCTGAAACGGCGCGCCGACACCAAGGACACCGGCGCCCTCATCCCCGGCATTGGCGGCGCCTTCGACCTGACCGACAGCCTGATCCTCACCGCCCCGCTGGCGTATTTCATGTTCTTGTTCCTCGAGTGA
- the dxr gene encoding 1-deoxy-D-xylulose-5-phosphate reductoisomerase — protein sequence MATPGPKKRIVLLGATGSIGESTLRVIAAHRDRLELVGIAAQRNHGRLVEIARQFGVRHVGLHDPAALAAARSDAAFPAGTQFHGGLEGLSALATLPEADTILIAVVGTAGLQPALAAIAARKTIALASKEILVMAGKFVMAAAQASGARLLPVDSEHNAVFQCLEGRRPDEVRRIVLTASGGAFRDWPQEKLATATVADALKHPNWAMGPKITVDSATLANKGLELIEAQWLFGLQPAQCQAVLHTQSIVHCLAEFTDGSMLAQLCPPSMTFPIQHALLWPDRAPASTESALPLEKIFSLDFRPVDETRYPCLRLAREAMHAGGTAPAIFNAANEVAVAAFLAGRVPFLAIPRIVEHTLSRLPAVEPNSLAAVLNVDQEARVTATAHLSGVL from the coding sequence ATGGCGACTCCCGGTCCTAAAAAACGCATCGTCCTCCTCGGCGCCACCGGCTCCATCGGCGAGAGCACGCTGCGCGTGATCGCTGCGCACCGCGACCGGCTGGAACTCGTCGGCATCGCCGCCCAGCGCAACCACGGCCGCCTGGTCGAGATCGCCCGGCAGTTTGGCGTGCGCCACGTGGGGCTGCACGATCCGGCCGCCCTGGCTGCCGCCCGGTCCGACGCCGCCTTCCCCGCCGGCACCCAATTCCACGGCGGGCTCGAGGGCCTCAGTGCCCTCGCCACCCTGCCCGAGGCCGACACCATCCTCATCGCCGTTGTCGGCACCGCCGGGCTCCAGCCCGCGCTGGCGGCCATCGCCGCCCGCAAGACCATCGCCCTCGCCTCCAAGGAAATCCTCGTCATGGCCGGCAAGTTCGTGATGGCCGCCGCCCAGGCCTCGGGCGCGCGCCTGCTTCCGGTCGACAGCGAGCACAACGCCGTCTTCCAGTGCCTCGAGGGCCGGCGACCCGACGAGGTCCGCCGCATCGTCCTGACCGCCTCGGGCGGCGCCTTCCGTGACTGGCCGCAGGAAAAACTCGCCACCGCCACGGTCGCCGACGCCCTCAAGCACCCCAACTGGGCCATGGGCCCGAAGATCACCGTCGATTCCGCCACCCTCGCCAACAAGGGCCTCGAGCTCATCGAGGCCCAGTGGCTCTTCGGCCTCCAGCCGGCGCAGTGCCAGGCCGTGCTCCACACCCAGAGCATCGTGCACTGCCTGGCCGAGTTCACCGACGGCTCCATGCTCGCCCAGCTCTGCCCGCCGTCGATGACCTTCCCCATCCAGCACGCCCTGCTCTGGCCCGACCGCGCCCCCGCCAGCACCGAGTCCGCCCTGCCGCTGGAAAAGATCTTCTCCCTCGATTTCCGGCCCGTGGATGAGACCCGCTACCCCTGCCTCCGCCTCGCCCGGGAGGCCATGCACGCCGGCGGCACCGCCCCGGCCATCTTCAACGCCGCCAACGAGGTCGCCGTCGCCGCCTTCCTCGCCGGCCGGGTCCCCTTCCTTGCGATTCCCCGGATCGTGGAACACACTCTGTCCCGCTTGCCCGCCGTTGAACCCAATTCCCTCGCCGCGGTCCTGAACGTGGACCAGGAAGCCCGTGTCACCGCCACGGCCCACCTTTCCGGCGTCCTCTGA